One stretch of Clavelina lepadiformis chromosome 6, kaClaLepa1.1, whole genome shotgun sequence DNA includes these proteins:
- the LOC143463335 gene encoding equilibrative nucleobase transporter 1-like produces MQLQSALTLFSGLLENLVFSGISLGWPSLQYVLQQEGYFSYLCDETNNNHTIIRNNTKRGCSESYLLDRFGTWIERSFGTFLLTLGCLLLAVSTPATSWLLYPAMISIAISGYTLLISNTQIANLVDVKARGFVITLLAGMFDSGAVVFSVMKLAYEAGYSLKAILHIYIWCTFCTWFRTFALMPKQHIPFPLPKAKLRYGWEEWICFKKSYDKSETDPILDTPTINDDSAATNITQIDTAFSDCLKNLLLWTNAFHICIISFRVNFYFGTFLTLIEISEDPSNISNLTNIFGIMLFCGFIVAPLNGLLVDGVIKHSKARNVPDKISLLRASFASMLTTSSLAITLSVFIVVANSILSFVFQLLTRSFVYGGTTTFLAMHFPQKHFGKLFGLTYFIVGTVTLLQYALFKLATAVDPTFYFINVGLLVVVCLTLVHPLMLFFLQQNK; encoded by the exons ATGCAATTACAAAGCGCTTTAACTCTGTTTTCGGGTTTATTGGAAAACTTAGTTTTCTCTGGAATATCACTTGGTTGGCCGTCGTTGCAGTATGTACTTCAACAAGAAGGTTATTTTAGCTACCTTTGCGACGAGACAAACAATAACCACACAATAATccgaaacaatacaaaaagaGGCTGTAGTGAAA GCTATTTGCTCGATCGTTTTGGGACTTGGATCGAACGTAGTTTTGGTACTTTCTTACTCACTTTGGGTTGTTTATTGCTGGCCGTATCAACACCTGCTACTTCCTGGCTGCTTTATCCAGCTATGATATCGATTGCAATTTCTGGCTATACTTTGTTAATAAGTAATACTCAAATAGCAAATCTGGTTGATGTTAAAGCAAGAGGTTTTGTCATAACTCTCCTGGCTGGCATGTTTGATTCCGGTGCCGTCGTATTTTCAGTGATGAAACTAGCTTATGAAGCCGGCTACAGTTTAAAAGCCATCCTCCATATTTACATTTGGTGTACGTTTTGCACCTGGTTTAGAACGTTTGCTTTGATGCCTAAACAACATATTCCATTCCCATTGCCAAAAGCGAAACTGCGTTATGGCTGGGAGGAATggatttgttttaaaaagtcGTACGACAAAAGCGAAACTGATCCAATCCTTGACACACCTACAATAAATGACGACTCAGCCGCAACCAACATCACTCAGATTGATACGGCATTTAGTGactgtttgaaaaacttgCTTCTCTGGACCAACGCTTTTCACATTTGCATCATCTCGTTTAGggtaaatttttacttcgggacatttttaactttgattGAGATCTCAGAGGACCCCAGCAACATTAGCAACCTCACAAATATATTCGGAATTATGCTGTTCTGCGGGTTTATAGTTGCTCCTTTAAACGGTCTATTGGTTGATGGTGTCATCAAGCATTCAAAAGCAAGAAATGTTCCTGACAAGATAAGCTTACTCCGGGCTTCCTTTGCTTCAATGTTGACAACAAGCTCTTTGGCAATAACTCTATCCGTTTTTATTGTCGTTGCTAACTCGATCCTTTCGTTTGTGTTCCAACTTTTAACGCGGTCTTTCGTTTACGGAGGCACCACAACGTTTTTAGCAATGCACTTTCCACAAAAACACTTTGGAAAACTGTTTGGATTAACGTATTTCATCGTTGGCACAGTAACCTTGTTGCAATATGCCTTGTTTAAATTAGCAACCGCTGTCGATCCAACGTTCTACTTTATCAACGTTGGACTTCTGGTTGTTGTTTGCCTTACTTTGGTTCATCCGTTGATGTTGTTTTTCCTGCAACAGAATAAATAA